Proteins from a genomic interval of Streptomyces fodineus:
- a CDS encoding sterol desaturase family protein: MAAPMKDLPYALLFSIVMPSFVILLLAEWITWRRKRNRDDKRGFLGRDTTNSLLISLLSQFTGPLERAVLPFSFVVVASALTPWHMPADAWWTWVVGMVVTDFCYYWAHRADHRIRFLWAAHSVHHSSEYFNLSTAVRTPAMMPQAIFLRNAAFIPAGLAGVPAYVILFCQTLGLIYQWPLHTERVGKLPRPIEFVFNTPSHHRVHHGSNNPYLDKNYGAILIIWDRMFGSYAPELDVPTYGLTKNIGTYNPLKTNFHELWVMLKDVRNAPTWHGRWITLFGPPGASVGAVKPPVRVEEPVA, translated from the coding sequence ATGGCCGCTCCGATGAAGGACCTGCCCTACGCGCTCCTGTTCAGCATCGTCATGCCGTCGTTCGTGATTCTGCTGCTCGCCGAATGGATAACCTGGCGGCGTAAGCGGAACCGGGACGACAAGCGCGGATTCCTCGGCCGGGACACCACCAACAGCCTGCTGATCAGTCTCCTGAGCCAGTTCACCGGGCCGCTGGAACGCGCCGTGCTCCCGTTCTCGTTCGTCGTCGTCGCCTCCGCGCTGACACCGTGGCACATGCCGGCCGACGCGTGGTGGACGTGGGTGGTGGGCATGGTGGTCACCGACTTCTGCTACTACTGGGCACACCGCGCCGACCACCGGATCAGGTTCCTGTGGGCCGCGCACAGCGTGCACCACTCCAGCGAGTACTTCAACCTGTCCACCGCGGTACGGACGCCGGCGATGATGCCCCAGGCCATCTTCCTGCGCAACGCGGCGTTCATTCCCGCCGGGCTGGCCGGTGTCCCCGCGTATGTGATCCTCTTCTGCCAGACGCTCGGCCTGATCTACCAGTGGCCGCTGCACACCGAGCGGGTCGGCAAGCTGCCCAGGCCGATCGAGTTCGTGTTCAACACTCCCTCGCACCACCGCGTCCACCACGGGTCCAACAACCCCTACCTGGACAAGAACTACGGAGCCATCCTGATCATCTGGGACCGTATGTTCGGAAGTTACGCGCCCGAACTCGACGTTCCCACCTACGGGCTGACCAAGAACATCGGGACGTACAACCCGCTCAAGACCAACTTCCACGAGCTGTGGGTGATGCTCAAGGACGTGCGCAACGCCCCTACCTGGCACGGACGTTGGATCACGCTGTTCGGCCCGCCCGGTGCCTCTGTGGGCGCCGTCAAGCCCCCGGTGCGGGTGGAAGAACCGGTCGCGTAG